One Myripristis murdjan chromosome 18, fMyrMur1.1, whole genome shotgun sequence DNA window includes the following coding sequences:
- the rbm14b gene encoding RNA-binding protein 14b isoform X1 encodes MDKSHTVKLFVGNLALDTTQEELSAIFESYGQVVSCSVLRQFAFVHLQGEGAAERAIRELNGREFRGRNLVVEESRGRPLHSTKVFVGNLSGMCTTEDLQELFQTFGKVLECDKVKARHSSSAGYAFVHMENKEDALQAIEALHGTSFKGRPLSVELSKVQPSKQTPTGKIPCVSCGKQGHYAGECPVGKPSLEQYQSQAAVLAAAAAAAAGLPLQVQQSVHNSVYNTSTFDPTYAALTGLTTGTRTDGNPVNPAVYGALASQVYGANVASQLYGTVANQAALTSGATQVYSSVTPNIYGQVAASPAAAAAAAAAAAYTTPVYTPAVANHPVYLAAAPGIEMPTAAAAVNPAYTVAPAIYGAATPAYAHISAMGAAAAMGAADPTTAIFEAARQAHYFAQGQQVLAEQQTVAAAAAAAVAKSGERDRSPLRRSAPLLPDPVMKPFMYQRAKPRRPLLPTPAGRAAEEAVEAAEDPMARYYAEYYQQLQQYPQFQYAYPPPSTVTALPGMPGVQAVPAVPAVPTMSAQPVATLDALRPVVPAAAAVAAAMAAPRVYEPPLPPPTRKEAILRRPELSLHTPEPPFR; translated from the exons ATGGACAAGAGCCACACAGTGAAGCTCTTTGTGGGGAACTTGGCGTTGGACACCACCCAGGAGGAGCTGTCGGCCATCTTTGAGTCTTATGGCCAAGTGGTGAGCTGCAGTGTGCTGCGACAGTTTGCCTTCGTCCACCTGCAGGGCGAGGGAGCCGCCGAGCGTGCCATCAGGGAGCTCAATGGAAGAGAGTTTCGTGGACGCAATTTGGTGGTGGAAGAGTCACGGGGCAGGCCGCTGCACTCCACCAAGGTGTTCGTAGGTAATCTGAGTGGGATGTGCACCACTGAAGACCTACAGGAGCTGTTCCAGACATTTGGGAAAGTCCTGGAGTGTGACAAAGTCAAAG CCAGGCATTCCTCTTCTGCAGGCTATGCCTTTGTCCACATGGAAAACAAGGAGGACGCGCTCCAGGCCATCGAGGCCCTCCACGGTACCTCCTTCAAGGGCCGCCCCCTCTCTGTGGAGCTGTCCAAGGTCCAGCCCAGCAAGCAGACGCCCACGGGGAAAATCCCCTGTGTGAGTTGTGGGAAGCAGGGTCACTATGCTGGAGAGTGCCCTGTGGGCAAGCCCTCCCTGGAGCAGTACCAGAGCCAGGCGGCTGTTCTggctgccgccgctgctgcagCCGCCGGTTTGCCACTTCAGGTCCAACAGAGTGTGCACAATTCAGTCTACAACACCTCCACGTTTGATCCCACCTATGCAGCTCTCACTGGGCTTACCACTGGCACACGCACGGATGGGAACCCAGTGAACCCGGCTGTTTATGGTGCCCTCGCCAGCCAGGTGTATGGTGCTAATGTTGCCAGTCAGCTCTATGGAACAGTGGCCAATCAAGCGGCTCTGACATCAGGTGCCACACAGGTGTACAGCTCAGTTACCCCTAACATCTATGGCCAGGTTGCCGCTTCTCCTGCTGCGGCAGCGGCTGCTGCAGCAGCCGCTGCCTACACCACTCCAGTTTACACCCCAGCTGTGGCCAACCACCCAGTCTACTTGGCTGCCGCTCCTGGAATAGAGatgccaacagcagcagcagcagtcaacCCAGCCTACACTGTAGCTCCAGCAATATACGGTGCGGCCACGCCAGCGTACGCCCATATAAGCGCCATGGGAGCAGCGGCAGCAATGGGAGCAGCGGACCCTACAACAGCCATCTTTGAGGCAGCCAGGCAGGCACATTATTTTGCCCAGGGCCAGCAGGTTCTGGCCGAGCAGCAGACGgtagctgctgcagcagcagcagctgtggcaAAATCAGGCGAGCGAGACCGGAGTCCACTTCGGAGGTCGGCACCACTGTTACCCGACCCAGTAATGAAGCCTTTCATGTACCAGAGAGCCAAGCCGCGCCGGCCCCTACTCCCCACGCCGGCTGGCCGAGCAGCAGAAGAGGCAGTGGAGGCTGCAGAGGATCCCATGGCCAG GTACTATGCGGAGTACtaccagcagctgcaacagtaCCCTCAGTTCCAGTATGCCTACCCGCCCCCCAGCACAGTGACAGCCCTCCCTGGCATGCCGGGAGTGCAGGCTGTGCCAGCTGTGCCAGCCGTACCCACGATGTCTGCCCAGCCGGTAGCCACGCTGGATGCCCTCAGGCCAGTGGTCCCCGCAGCTGCGGCAGTGGCAGCCGCCATGGCCGCGCCCAGGGTGTATGAGCCGCCGTTGCCGCCGCCCACGCGCAAGGAGGCCATCCTCCGCCGCCCCGAACTCTCCCTTCACACGCCTGAGCCCCCCTTCCGATAG
- the rbm14b gene encoding RNA-binding protein 14b isoform X2 → MDKSHTVKLFVGNLALDTTQEELSAIFESYGQVVSCSVLRQFAFVHLQGEGAAERAIRELNGREFRGRNLVVEESRGRPLHSTKVFVGNLSGMCTTEDLQELFQTFGKVLECDKVKGYAFVHMENKEDALQAIEALHGTSFKGRPLSVELSKVQPSKQTPTGKIPCVSCGKQGHYAGECPVGKPSLEQYQSQAAVLAAAAAAAAGLPLQVQQSVHNSVYNTSTFDPTYAALTGLTTGTRTDGNPVNPAVYGALASQVYGANVASQLYGTVANQAALTSGATQVYSSVTPNIYGQVAASPAAAAAAAAAAAYTTPVYTPAVANHPVYLAAAPGIEMPTAAAAVNPAYTVAPAIYGAATPAYAHISAMGAAAAMGAADPTTAIFEAARQAHYFAQGQQVLAEQQTVAAAAAAAVAKSGERDRSPLRRSAPLLPDPVMKPFMYQRAKPRRPLLPTPAGRAAEEAVEAAEDPMARYYAEYYQQLQQYPQFQYAYPPPSTVTALPGMPGVQAVPAVPAVPTMSAQPVATLDALRPVVPAAAAVAAAMAAPRVYEPPLPPPTRKEAILRRPELSLHTPEPPFR, encoded by the exons ATGGACAAGAGCCACACAGTGAAGCTCTTTGTGGGGAACTTGGCGTTGGACACCACCCAGGAGGAGCTGTCGGCCATCTTTGAGTCTTATGGCCAAGTGGTGAGCTGCAGTGTGCTGCGACAGTTTGCCTTCGTCCACCTGCAGGGCGAGGGAGCCGCCGAGCGTGCCATCAGGGAGCTCAATGGAAGAGAGTTTCGTGGACGCAATTTGGTGGTGGAAGAGTCACGGGGCAGGCCGCTGCACTCCACCAAGGTGTTCGTAGGTAATCTGAGTGGGATGTGCACCACTGAAGACCTACAGGAGCTGTTCCAGACATTTGGGAAAGTCCTGGAGTGTGACAAAGTCAAAG GCTATGCCTTTGTCCACATGGAAAACAAGGAGGACGCGCTCCAGGCCATCGAGGCCCTCCACGGTACCTCCTTCAAGGGCCGCCCCCTCTCTGTGGAGCTGTCCAAGGTCCAGCCCAGCAAGCAGACGCCCACGGGGAAAATCCCCTGTGTGAGTTGTGGGAAGCAGGGTCACTATGCTGGAGAGTGCCCTGTGGGCAAGCCCTCCCTGGAGCAGTACCAGAGCCAGGCGGCTGTTCTggctgccgccgctgctgcagCCGCCGGTTTGCCACTTCAGGTCCAACAGAGTGTGCACAATTCAGTCTACAACACCTCCACGTTTGATCCCACCTATGCAGCTCTCACTGGGCTTACCACTGGCACACGCACGGATGGGAACCCAGTGAACCCGGCTGTTTATGGTGCCCTCGCCAGCCAGGTGTATGGTGCTAATGTTGCCAGTCAGCTCTATGGAACAGTGGCCAATCAAGCGGCTCTGACATCAGGTGCCACACAGGTGTACAGCTCAGTTACCCCTAACATCTATGGCCAGGTTGCCGCTTCTCCTGCTGCGGCAGCGGCTGCTGCAGCAGCCGCTGCCTACACCACTCCAGTTTACACCCCAGCTGTGGCCAACCACCCAGTCTACTTGGCTGCCGCTCCTGGAATAGAGatgccaacagcagcagcagcagtcaacCCAGCCTACACTGTAGCTCCAGCAATATACGGTGCGGCCACGCCAGCGTACGCCCATATAAGCGCCATGGGAGCAGCGGCAGCAATGGGAGCAGCGGACCCTACAACAGCCATCTTTGAGGCAGCCAGGCAGGCACATTATTTTGCCCAGGGCCAGCAGGTTCTGGCCGAGCAGCAGACGgtagctgctgcagcagcagcagctgtggcaAAATCAGGCGAGCGAGACCGGAGTCCACTTCGGAGGTCGGCACCACTGTTACCCGACCCAGTAATGAAGCCTTTCATGTACCAGAGAGCCAAGCCGCGCCGGCCCCTACTCCCCACGCCGGCTGGCCGAGCAGCAGAAGAGGCAGTGGAGGCTGCAGAGGATCCCATGGCCAG GTACTATGCGGAGTACtaccagcagctgcaacagtaCCCTCAGTTCCAGTATGCCTACCCGCCCCCCAGCACAGTGACAGCCCTCCCTGGCATGCCGGGAGTGCAGGCTGTGCCAGCTGTGCCAGCCGTACCCACGATGTCTGCCCAGCCGGTAGCCACGCTGGATGCCCTCAGGCCAGTGGTCCCCGCAGCTGCGGCAGTGGCAGCCGCCATGGCCGCGCCCAGGGTGTATGAGCCGCCGTTGCCGCCGCCCACGCGCAAGGAGGCCATCCTCCGCCGCCCCGAACTCTCCCTTCACACGCCTGAGCCCCCCTTCCGATAG
- the ccs gene encoding LOW QUALITY PROTEIN: copper chaperone for superoxide dismutase (The sequence of the model RefSeq protein was modified relative to this genomic sequence to represent the inferred CDS: deleted 1 base in 1 codon), with the protein MDLTNMAPLMARFVSVSRKLGSCLINAAFVSQAAIYDTKMDPGTATKLEFAVQMTCESCANKIRAALEGKPGVKSVSIDVGKEEVLVESALTTAEVQALIESTGRRAVLKGIGSTEQDLGAAVAMLSGMGPIQGVVRFLQLSGRNCLIDGTIDGLEPGPHGLHVHTLGDLTQDCLSCGEHYNPFGRRHGGPGDSERHVGDLGNVFAGPDGRASFRLEDSQIKVWDVIGRSLVVDAGEDDLGRGGHPLSSQTGNSGERLACGIIARSAGLFQNPKKICACDGVTLWEERDRPIAGKGRNKTSTETPAAHL; encoded by the exons ATGGACCTCACAAATATGGCGCCGCTCATGGCCAGGTTTGTTTCCGTTTCTAGAAAACTGGGAAGTTGTCTAATAAATGCGGCTTTCGTCAGCCAAGCGGCGATATACGACACCAAAATGGACCCGGGCACAGCGACCAAG CTGGAGTTTGCAGTGCAGATGACATGCGAGAGCTGTGCTAATAAAATTAGAGCAGCACTGGAAGGTAAACCAG GAGTGAAGTCGGTCAGTATCGATGTTGGGAAGGAGGAGGTGTTGGTGGAGTCGGCTCTGACCACTGCGGAGGTGCAGGCCCTGATAGAGAGCACGGGACGCAGGGCCGTACTGAAGGGTATCGGAAGCACAGAGCAAG ACCTGGGTGCAGCAGTGGCCATGCTGTCCGGGATGGGTCCTATCCAGGGGGTGGTGCGCTTCCTCCAGCTGTCCGGGAGGAACTGC CTGATCGACGGGACCATCGACGGACTGGAGCCTGGACCCCACGGCCTCCACGTCCACACGCTGGGGGACCTCACACAGGACTGCCTCAG CTGTGGAGAGCACTATAATCCCTTTGGAAGACGACACGGTGGACCAGGGGACTCTGAGAGG CATGTCGGTGATCTGGGGAATGTTTTTGCTGGACCGGATGGCAGAGCCTCATTTAGACTAGAAGACTCTCAGATAAag GTGTGGGATGTGATCGGCCGATCGCTGGTGGTGGACGCAGGGGAGGACGACCTGGGCCGTGGCGGACACCCTCTGTCTTCACAGACTGGAAACTCTGGGGAAAG GTTGGCCTGCGGGATCATCGCTCGGTCGGCAGGCCTTTTCCAAAATCCCAAGAAGATTTGTGCCTGTGatggggtcacgctgtgggaggagagagacaggccgaTAGCCGGGAAGGGTCGAAACAAAACCAGCACAGAGACTCCGGCAGCACACCTCTGA